In a genomic window of Opisthocomus hoazin isolate bOpiHoa1 chromosome 19, bOpiHoa1.hap1, whole genome shotgun sequence:
- the LOC104329731 gene encoding kelch-like protein 13, which yields MLLSPQAGTARLVSDTYLAKLLEGLSSLRSQGALCDVTLEAEGVCFPAHKIVLASASNYCKILFVGNVTRAGSPDGNVRLKAVSAAGLRNVLNFIYSNKLDLSLQNIEETFKAAEILLVREVIQLCFRFLEGCLNGENCMDVLNIAKKLGPAELRQKAMCCVGQHYKQILADPQCLKDLDRETLCEILDRTDTAGCSELELFRAAVSWLQHDRTRLKDAADVLRRVRFPLIPLRELQSCVQEMPLMRLDSGCRRYLQEALNYHSQPYAQPVLQSRSTNLRSGSAVLLVAGGRAADNCVCREMWAADRSCSTWHKVGDLCVPVYNHCVAVVGGFLFVIGGQRKFDPTGKQPSNEVFRFDPRSASWLQVASMLERRTRFHADVLSDCIFAVGGGTLLGTLTRTVELYQPAANKWEFGAPFPTPIADHAGTTHKGILYISGGFSGGKTIRDTYSYLPRLRRWIGNSAMAFTRCEHGMATVRDRIFCIGGRTLKGAEEWIHVNETEYYCPVNNQWTTLTLSFNCCQFSITAHESTLYVAGGASLQRMQKGDSVFLYDTEGQEWQKASPLPKALVDHASCMIKLSQANAAGEMGRGAKCSPAGRRKKSTLSLAITKEQESHSASEKK from the exons ATGCTGCTCAGCCCGCAGGCCGGCACGGCCAGGCTCGTGTCGGACACCTACCTCGCGAAACTCCTGGAAGGGCTCAGCAGCCTTCGCTCGCAGGGCGCGCTGTGTGACGTGACGCTGGAGGCAGAGGGGGTTTGCTTTCCAGCCCACAAGATCGTTTTAGCGTCAGCAAGCAATTACTGCAAGATCCTGTTTGTTGGAAACGTGACGAGAGCGGGGAGCCCGGATGGTAACGTCCGGCTGAAGGCCGTCAGTGCTGCCGGGCTGAGGAACGTTCTCAACTTCATTTACTCCAACAAACTAGACCTCTCATTACAGAATATCGAGGAGACCTTCAAAGCTGCAGAAATCCTCCTGGTTCGGGAGGTGATCCAGCTGTGCTTCCGTTTTCTGGAGGGTTGCTTGAATGGTGAGAACTGCATGGATGTTCTTAACATTGCTAAAAAACTTGGCCCAGCAGAGCTGAGACAGAAAGCCATGTGCTGTGTAGGGCAGCATTACAAACAGATCCTGGCTGATCCTCAGTGCCTGAAAGACCTGGACCGAGAAACCCTTTGTGAGATTTTAGACAGGACGGACACGGCGGGATGCAGCGAGCTGGAGCTGTTCAGAGCCGCTGTGAGCTGGCTGCAGCACGACCGGACGCGGCTGAAAGACGCAGCGGATGTTTTAAGGCGCGTAAGATTCCCGCTCATCCCTTTAcgggagctgcagagctgtgtccAGGAGATGCCCCTCATGAGGCTGGACTCCGGCTGCCGACGGTACCTGCAGGAGGCTCTGAATTACCACTCCCAGCCGTACGCTCAGCCAGTCCTGCAGAGCCGGAGCACGAACCTCCGCTCCGGCTCCGCCGTGCTGCTGGTTGCCGGCGGCAGAGCCGCTGACAACTGCGTGTGCAGAGAGATGTGGGCTGCAGACCGGAGCTGCAGCACCTGGCACAAGGTCGGGGATCTCTGCGTGCCAGTGTACAACCACTGCGTCGCCGTCGTCGGTGGCTTCCTCTTTGTCATCGGGGGACAGCGCAAATTTGATCCCACAGGAAAGCAGCCATCAAATGAG GTTTTCCGATTTGATCCCCGCAGCGCGTCCTGGCTCCAGGTCGCCAGCATGCTGGAGAGACGGACACGCTTCCACGCAGACGTGCTGTCTGACTGCATCTTCGCCGTGGGTGGTGGGACGCTGCTGGGGACCCTCACCCGCACCGTGGAACTGTACCAGCCCGCGGCCAACAAGTGGGAGTTTGGGGCTCCTTTCCCCACGCCGATTGCTGATCACGCAGGCACAACCCACAAGGGAATTCTCTACATTTCAG gGGGCTTCTCTGGGGGCAAAACCATACGAGACACTTACAGCTACCTCCCTCGCCTCCGACGCTGGATTGGCAACAGTGCCATGGCTTTCACCCGCTGTGAGCACGGGATGGCTACTGTCAGGGACAGGATCTTTTGCATTGGAGGAAGGACGCTAAAAGGA GCAGAGGAATGGATTCACGTCAACGAGACGGAGTATTATTGTCCTGTAAACAATCAGTGGACAACGCTAACGCTGTCTTTCAACTGCTGCCAGTTCAGCATCACAGCCCATGAGTCCACGCTCTACGTTGCAGGAGGTGCGTCGCTGCAGCGCATGCAGAAAGGCGACAGTGTTTTCCTGTACGACACAGAGGGGCAGGAATGGCAGAAAGCGAGTCCCCTGCCTAAAGCCCTGGTGGATCATGCCTCTTGCATGATTAAACTGTCCCAAGCGAATGCAGCTGGCGAGATGGGGAGGGGTGCAAAGTGCTCCCCTGCGGGCAGGAGGAAAAAATCTACCCTCAGCTTGGCCATCACAAAGGAACAGGAGTCCCACTCTGCCTCAGAAAAGAAGTAG